One window of the Klebsiella oxytoca genome contains the following:
- the mtlR gene encoding mannitol operon repressor MtlR, translating into MRQDLARLESRPLLLLSDMQAIMEETQAFENRVLERLNAGKTVRSFLIATVELLTEAVNILVLQVFRKDDYAVKYAVEPLLDGDGPLGDLSVRLKLIYGLGVISRAEYEDAELLMALREELNHDGNEYSFTDDEILGPFGELHCVAALPPTPQFDESDADLLAMQKLRYQQVVRSTMMLSLTELISKISLKKAFQKSTP; encoded by the coding sequence ATGAGACAAGACCTGGCGCGGCTCGAGTCGCGCCCATTACTACTCCTGTCAGATATGCAGGCAATAATGGAAGAAACACAGGCATTTGAAAACCGTGTGCTTGAACGTCTGAATGCTGGCAAAACCGTAAGAAGCTTCCTGATCGCCACCGTTGAACTGCTGACGGAGGCAGTCAATATCCTGGTGCTTCAGGTGTTCCGTAAAGACGACTACGCGGTAAAATACGCAGTGGAACCGTTGCTGGATGGCGACGGGCCGCTTGGCGACCTTTCTGTACGCCTGAAGCTGATCTACGGCCTTGGGGTGATTAGCCGTGCCGAATATGAAGATGCCGAGCTGCTGATGGCCCTGCGCGAAGAGTTGAATCACGATGGTAATGAGTACAGCTTTACCGATGATGAGATTCTTGGACCGTTTGGCGAACTGCACTGCGTCGCCGCTCTGCCGCCAACGCCGCAGTTCGATGAGAGCGATGCAGACCTGCTGGCAATGCAAAAGCTGCGCTACCAGCAGGTTGTTCGTTCAACAATGATGCTATCTCTGACCGAGCTGATTTCTAAAATCAGCTTAAAAAAAGCCTTTCAAAAATCAACGCCCTGA